A DNA window from Lepidochelys kempii isolate rLepKem1 chromosome 9, rLepKem1.hap2, whole genome shotgun sequence contains the following coding sequences:
- the NOX1 gene encoding NADPH oxidase 1 isoform X2, with protein MAAWLGLNVFLFVYYFLLFDRDKKFYYTRVLLGSALAWARASAKCLNFNSMLILLPVCRNLLSFLRGTCSCCRRTMRKQLDHNLTFHKLVAYTIALFTAVHIIAHLCNFEWYNDSQQAADGSLSSILSNLHQDEESNKWLNPIHSNSTTPAYVTFTTIPGLTGVIITVALILMVTSSMEFIRRSYFEVFWYTHHLFIIYFAGLVIHGIAGLVRGQTAESLNKHNPEHCAQDPTHWGRKNKHSHCEEPEFGSIPAESWQWVLAPIVLYVFERVLRFWRSQQRVVVTKVVVHPSKVLELQMHKKGFSMEVGQYIFINCPSVSCLEWHPFTLTSAPEEDFFSVHIRAAGDWTENLIDTFQQQKPKTPRIAVDGPFGTASEDVFQYEVAMLVGAGIGVTPFASVLKSIWYKFQHADQCLKTKKIYFYWLCRDTGAFAWFNDLLASLEREMEESGKAGFLNCRLFLTGWDNSIAGQAAFNFDKDTDVVTGLKQKTFFGRPMWSNEFSAVATAHPRSVVGVFLCGPQALAKSLQKCCHQYSSLDPRKVKFYFNKENF; from the exons ATG GCAGCCTGGTTGGGCCTGAATGTTTTCCTGTTTGTATATTATTTCCTGCTGTTTGACAGGGATAAGAAGTTCTACTACACCAGAGTCCTACTTGGG tcTGCGCTGGCATGGGCCCGGGCCTCTGCAAAATGCCTGAACTTTAACAGCATGCTGATCCTGTTACCAGTGTGTCGCAACCTGCTCTCCTTCCTGAGGGGCACTTGCTCG TGCTGCAGGCGCACAATGAGGAAGCAGCTGGATCACAACCTCACCTTCCACAAGCTTGTGGCCTACACAATTGCCCTGTTCACAG CTGTTCATATCATCGCCCACCTGTGTAACTTTGAGTGGTACAATGACAGCCAGCAAGCTGCGGATGGGAGCCTCTCTTCCATTCTCTCCAACCTGCACCAAGATGAGGAGAGTAACAAGTGGCTAAACCCCATCCACTCCAACAGCACG ACTCCAGCGTACGTGACATTCACTACCATCCCGGGCCTGACAGGCGTGATCATCACTGTGGCGCTGATCCTCATGGTTACCTCCTCCATGGAGTTCATCCGCAGGAGCTATTTTGAGGTCTTCTGGTACACACACCATCTCTTCATCATCTACTTCGCTGGCCTTGTCATCCATGGCATCGC tgGTCTTGTTCGTGGGCAGACAGCAGAGAGCTTGAATAAGCACAACCCCGAGCACTGTGCGCAGGACCCTACACACTGGGGAAGAAAGAACAAACACTCCCACTGTGAAGAGCCCGAGTTTGGGAGCATCCCAGCTGAG TCCTGGCAGTGGGTGCTGGCCCCAATCGTTCTCTATGTCTTTGAGCGGGTATTACGCTTTTGGCGTTCTCAGCAGAGGGTCGTTGTTACAAAG GTTGTCGTGCACCCATCAAAAGTATTGGAACTACAGATGCACAAGAAGGGCTTCAGCATGGAAGTGGGCCAGTATATTTTCATCAATTGTCCCTCTGTCTCATGCCTGGAGTGGCATCCTTTCACCCTGACCTCTGCACCCGAAGAAGACTTTTTCTCTGTCCACATCCGggcagcaggggactggacagaGAATCTAATTGATACCtttcagcagcagaaaccaaagaCACCCAG GATAGCGGTGGATGGCCCCTTTGGCACAGCCAGTGAAGACGTGTTCCAGTATGAGGTTGCCATGCTGGTGGGAGCAGGGATCGGGGTCACGCCCTTTGCTTCTGTACTGAAATCAATCTGGTACAAGTTCCAGCATGCAGACCAGTGTCTCAAAACCAAAAAG ATCTACTTCTACTGGCTCTGCCGGGATACAGGTGCGTTTGCCTGGTTCAATGACCTGCTCGCCTCCCTGGAGCGAGAGATGGAAGAATCTGGCAAAGCAGGTTTCCTGAACTGCAGACTCTTCCTCACAGGCTGGGACAACAGCATT GCTGGCCAAGCAGCTTTCAACTTTGATAAAGACACGGATGTGGTGACAGGTCTCAAACAGAAAACCTTCTTTGGGAGACCCATGTGGAGCAATGAGTTCTCTGCAGTGGCAACTGCCCACCCCAG GTCTGTGGTGGGAGTGTTCCTCTGTGGGCCTCAAGCTTTGGCAAAAAGCCTGCAGAAGTGCTGCCATCAGTACTCCAGCCTGGACCCTAGGAAGGTCAAATTCTACTTCAACAAGGAGAACTTCTAA
- the NOX1 gene encoding NADPH oxidase 1 isoform X1, which produces MGNWIVNHWFPAVVIAAWLGLNVFLFVYYFLLFDRDKKFYYTRVLLGSALAWARASAKCLNFNSMLILLPVCRNLLSFLRGTCSCCRRTMRKQLDHNLTFHKLVAYTIALFTAVHIIAHLCNFEWYNDSQQAADGSLSSILSNLHQDEESNKWLNPIHSNSTTPAYVTFTTIPGLTGVIITVALILMVTSSMEFIRRSYFEVFWYTHHLFIIYFAGLVIHGIAGLVRGQTAESLNKHNPEHCAQDPTHWGRKNKHSHCEEPEFGSIPAESWQWVLAPIVLYVFERVLRFWRSQQRVVVTKVVVHPSKVLELQMHKKGFSMEVGQYIFINCPSVSCLEWHPFTLTSAPEEDFFSVHIRAAGDWTENLIDTFQQQKPKTPRIAVDGPFGTASEDVFQYEVAMLVGAGIGVTPFASVLKSIWYKFQHADQCLKTKKIYFYWLCRDTGAFAWFNDLLASLEREMEESGKAGFLNCRLFLTGWDNSIAGQAAFNFDKDTDVVTGLKQKTFFGRPMWSNEFSAVATAHPRSVVGVFLCGPQALAKSLQKCCHQYSSLDPRKVKFYFNKENF; this is translated from the exons GCAGCCTGGTTGGGCCTGAATGTTTTCCTGTTTGTATATTATTTCCTGCTGTTTGACAGGGATAAGAAGTTCTACTACACCAGAGTCCTACTTGGG tcTGCGCTGGCATGGGCCCGGGCCTCTGCAAAATGCCTGAACTTTAACAGCATGCTGATCCTGTTACCAGTGTGTCGCAACCTGCTCTCCTTCCTGAGGGGCACTTGCTCG TGCTGCAGGCGCACAATGAGGAAGCAGCTGGATCACAACCTCACCTTCCACAAGCTTGTGGCCTACACAATTGCCCTGTTCACAG CTGTTCATATCATCGCCCACCTGTGTAACTTTGAGTGGTACAATGACAGCCAGCAAGCTGCGGATGGGAGCCTCTCTTCCATTCTCTCCAACCTGCACCAAGATGAGGAGAGTAACAAGTGGCTAAACCCCATCCACTCCAACAGCACG ACTCCAGCGTACGTGACATTCACTACCATCCCGGGCCTGACAGGCGTGATCATCACTGTGGCGCTGATCCTCATGGTTACCTCCTCCATGGAGTTCATCCGCAGGAGCTATTTTGAGGTCTTCTGGTACACACACCATCTCTTCATCATCTACTTCGCTGGCCTTGTCATCCATGGCATCGC tgGTCTTGTTCGTGGGCAGACAGCAGAGAGCTTGAATAAGCACAACCCCGAGCACTGTGCGCAGGACCCTACACACTGGGGAAGAAAGAACAAACACTCCCACTGTGAAGAGCCCGAGTTTGGGAGCATCCCAGCTGAG TCCTGGCAGTGGGTGCTGGCCCCAATCGTTCTCTATGTCTTTGAGCGGGTATTACGCTTTTGGCGTTCTCAGCAGAGGGTCGTTGTTACAAAG GTTGTCGTGCACCCATCAAAAGTATTGGAACTACAGATGCACAAGAAGGGCTTCAGCATGGAAGTGGGCCAGTATATTTTCATCAATTGTCCCTCTGTCTCATGCCTGGAGTGGCATCCTTTCACCCTGACCTCTGCACCCGAAGAAGACTTTTTCTCTGTCCACATCCGggcagcaggggactggacagaGAATCTAATTGATACCtttcagcagcagaaaccaaagaCACCCAG GATAGCGGTGGATGGCCCCTTTGGCACAGCCAGTGAAGACGTGTTCCAGTATGAGGTTGCCATGCTGGTGGGAGCAGGGATCGGGGTCACGCCCTTTGCTTCTGTACTGAAATCAATCTGGTACAAGTTCCAGCATGCAGACCAGTGTCTCAAAACCAAAAAG ATCTACTTCTACTGGCTCTGCCGGGATACAGGTGCGTTTGCCTGGTTCAATGACCTGCTCGCCTCCCTGGAGCGAGAGATGGAAGAATCTGGCAAAGCAGGTTTCCTGAACTGCAGACTCTTCCTCACAGGCTGGGACAACAGCATT GCTGGCCAAGCAGCTTTCAACTTTGATAAAGACACGGATGTGGTGACAGGTCTCAAACAGAAAACCTTCTTTGGGAGACCCATGTGGAGCAATGAGTTCTCTGCAGTGGCAACTGCCCACCCCAG GTCTGTGGTGGGAGTGTTCCTCTGTGGGCCTCAAGCTTTGGCAAAAAGCCTGCAGAAGTGCTGCCATCAGTACTCCAGCCTGGACCCTAGGAAGGTCAAATTCTACTTCAACAAGGAGAACTTCTAA
- the NOX1 gene encoding NADPH oxidase 1 isoform X3, translated as MGNWIVNHWFPAVVIAAWLGLNVFLFVYYFLLFDRDKKFYYTRVLLGCCRRTMRKQLDHNLTFHKLVAYTIALFTAVHIIAHLCNFEWYNDSQQAADGSLSSILSNLHQDEESNKWLNPIHSNSTTPAYVTFTTIPGLTGVIITVALILMVTSSMEFIRRSYFEVFWYTHHLFIIYFAGLVIHGIAGLVRGQTAESLNKHNPEHCAQDPTHWGRKNKHSHCEEPEFGSIPAESWQWVLAPIVLYVFERVLRFWRSQQRVVVTKVVVHPSKVLELQMHKKGFSMEVGQYIFINCPSVSCLEWHPFTLTSAPEEDFFSVHIRAAGDWTENLIDTFQQQKPKTPRIAVDGPFGTASEDVFQYEVAMLVGAGIGVTPFASVLKSIWYKFQHADQCLKTKKIYFYWLCRDTGAFAWFNDLLASLEREMEESGKAGFLNCRLFLTGWDNSIAGQAAFNFDKDTDVVTGLKQKTFFGRPMWSNEFSAVATAHPRSVVGVFLCGPQALAKSLQKCCHQYSSLDPRKVKFYFNKENF; from the exons GCAGCCTGGTTGGGCCTGAATGTTTTCCTGTTTGTATATTATTTCCTGCTGTTTGACAGGGATAAGAAGTTCTACTACACCAGAGTCCTACTTGGG TGCTGCAGGCGCACAATGAGGAAGCAGCTGGATCACAACCTCACCTTCCACAAGCTTGTGGCCTACACAATTGCCCTGTTCACAG CTGTTCATATCATCGCCCACCTGTGTAACTTTGAGTGGTACAATGACAGCCAGCAAGCTGCGGATGGGAGCCTCTCTTCCATTCTCTCCAACCTGCACCAAGATGAGGAGAGTAACAAGTGGCTAAACCCCATCCACTCCAACAGCACG ACTCCAGCGTACGTGACATTCACTACCATCCCGGGCCTGACAGGCGTGATCATCACTGTGGCGCTGATCCTCATGGTTACCTCCTCCATGGAGTTCATCCGCAGGAGCTATTTTGAGGTCTTCTGGTACACACACCATCTCTTCATCATCTACTTCGCTGGCCTTGTCATCCATGGCATCGC tgGTCTTGTTCGTGGGCAGACAGCAGAGAGCTTGAATAAGCACAACCCCGAGCACTGTGCGCAGGACCCTACACACTGGGGAAGAAAGAACAAACACTCCCACTGTGAAGAGCCCGAGTTTGGGAGCATCCCAGCTGAG TCCTGGCAGTGGGTGCTGGCCCCAATCGTTCTCTATGTCTTTGAGCGGGTATTACGCTTTTGGCGTTCTCAGCAGAGGGTCGTTGTTACAAAG GTTGTCGTGCACCCATCAAAAGTATTGGAACTACAGATGCACAAGAAGGGCTTCAGCATGGAAGTGGGCCAGTATATTTTCATCAATTGTCCCTCTGTCTCATGCCTGGAGTGGCATCCTTTCACCCTGACCTCTGCACCCGAAGAAGACTTTTTCTCTGTCCACATCCGggcagcaggggactggacagaGAATCTAATTGATACCtttcagcagcagaaaccaaagaCACCCAG GATAGCGGTGGATGGCCCCTTTGGCACAGCCAGTGAAGACGTGTTCCAGTATGAGGTTGCCATGCTGGTGGGAGCAGGGATCGGGGTCACGCCCTTTGCTTCTGTACTGAAATCAATCTGGTACAAGTTCCAGCATGCAGACCAGTGTCTCAAAACCAAAAAG ATCTACTTCTACTGGCTCTGCCGGGATACAGGTGCGTTTGCCTGGTTCAATGACCTGCTCGCCTCCCTGGAGCGAGAGATGGAAGAATCTGGCAAAGCAGGTTTCCTGAACTGCAGACTCTTCCTCACAGGCTGGGACAACAGCATT GCTGGCCAAGCAGCTTTCAACTTTGATAAAGACACGGATGTGGTGACAGGTCTCAAACAGAAAACCTTCTTTGGGAGACCCATGTGGAGCAATGAGTTCTCTGCAGTGGCAACTGCCCACCCCAG GTCTGTGGTGGGAGTGTTCCTCTGTGGGCCTCAAGCTTTGGCAAAAAGCCTGCAGAAGTGCTGCCATCAGTACTCCAGCCTGGACCCTAGGAAGGTCAAATTCTACTTCAACAAGGAGAACTTCTAA